From the Solibacillus sp. FSL R5-0449 genome, one window contains:
- a CDS encoding polysaccharide biosynthesis protein has protein sequence MTSQSYGMKNYMKGALLLTVAALLVKILSAIYRVPYQNLVGDQGFYVYQQVYPFISFFVVWTSSGFAVAISKMLADIEGRGGTYEEKRSVSRIIFYYLTALALIFFCLLFFGAQPLANLMEDPQLAGLLQVGSFITLCMPLLAVLKGNFQSESKMQPVAYAQVFEQMIRVSIILVGTIVLLQYTQSVYAAGKMAMLGTVVGEIAGIILLLYFLKRQYVPSGKIVRVKVWPILKEVTLYSIAISMSALLLLCFQLVDSFTIYKMLVHAGMPVLEAMEVKGIYDRGQPLVQLGIVIATSLSLAIVPLVALKANQPNGRGAKPFIQLTFRSSLIFGVAAALGLILVMPYVNQMLFKTDAYSNVLKLYSFQIIPLSIILTFTAILQGYSKLKGPAIFLGLGIVLKFLGNIILIPHYDVLGAAIASNIGLIFTAAALIIYLKKLTAIRLANRTFYKKLAIACLVMTVVVQGAVYSLNSLFTGLFSRFDALIYSGVLVVLGAGAFITAVAKMRVLTEKDWFLIPLGRRMAAYQLMLNRKK, from the coding sequence ATGACTTCGCAAAGCTATGGTATGAAAAATTATATGAAGGGCGCTCTTCTTCTGACTGTAGCGGCCCTTTTAGTAAAAATATTAAGTGCCATCTACCGGGTTCCTTATCAAAACTTAGTAGGTGATCAAGGATTTTATGTGTATCAGCAAGTGTATCCTTTTATCTCGTTTTTTGTCGTATGGACATCAAGCGGGTTTGCTGTTGCTATTTCCAAAATGCTCGCAGATATTGAAGGACGTGGCGGTACATATGAGGAGAAACGGTCTGTATCACGCATTATTTTTTACTATTTAACAGCATTGGCCCTTATCTTTTTCTGTCTTTTATTTTTTGGTGCACAGCCTTTAGCAAATTTGATGGAAGATCCTCAGCTGGCGGGGTTATTGCAAGTTGGCTCATTTATTACGTTATGTATGCCGCTTCTTGCAGTTTTAAAGGGTAACTTCCAATCGGAAAGTAAGATGCAGCCGGTTGCCTATGCCCAAGTGTTCGAACAAATGATCCGGGTATCGATAATATTAGTCGGAACGATTGTTTTGCTGCAATATACGCAATCTGTTTATGCTGCAGGGAAAATGGCGATGCTCGGTACAGTTGTCGGAGAAATAGCGGGTATTATCCTGTTGCTCTACTTTTTGAAAAGACAGTATGTACCTTCCGGAAAAATAGTCCGAGTAAAAGTTTGGCCAATTTTAAAAGAGGTCACATTATACAGTATCGCAATCAGCATGAGTGCGCTGTTATTGTTGTGCTTTCAACTTGTAGATTCCTTTACGATATATAAAATGCTTGTCCACGCGGGAATGCCTGTCCTTGAAGCGATGGAAGTGAAAGGAATTTATGACCGTGGTCAACCGCTTGTCCAGCTTGGAATCGTTATTGCAACTTCTTTATCGCTGGCCATTGTGCCGCTCGTTGCATTAAAGGCAAATCAGCCTAATGGTCGTGGCGCCAAGCCGTTTATTCAATTGACTTTCCGGAGCTCCCTTATATTTGGAGTTGCTGCGGCACTTGGATTAATACTTGTTATGCCATATGTAAATCAAATGCTGTTCAAGACGGATGCCTATTCCAATGTATTGAAGCTCTATTCGTTTCAAATTATTCCGTTATCGATTATTTTAACCTTTACAGCAATTTTACAAGGCTATAGTAAATTAAAAGGGCCTGCCATTTTTTTAGGGCTTGGAATCGTATTAAAATTTTTAGGGAACATTATTTTAATCCCGCATTATGATGTGCTGGGCGCGGCAATAGCAAGTAATATCGGACTGATTTTTACAGCTGCCGCACTTATCATTTATTTAAAAAAACTGACGGCGATCCGCCTGGCGAATCGTACGTTTTATAAAAAACTGGCCATTGCCTGTCTCGTCATGACCGTTGTCGTACAAGGTGCTGTTTACAGCTTAAATAGCTTGTTTACCGGCCTGTTCAGTCGATTTGATGCACTTATTTACAGTGGTGTGCTCGTCGTGCTCGGCGCAGGCGCCTTCATTACTGCAGTCGCAAAAATGCGTGTCTTAACAGAAAAGGATTGGTTCTTAATCCCGCTCGGCAGGAGAATGGCTGCCTATCAATTAATGTTAAATCGAAAGAAGTAG
- the mfd gene encoding transcription-repair coupling factor codes for MDTIHQIFKKDKQIDNMIDHIQKGQANDHLITGLTGSARPALIHTIYQETNKSIYIVSSNLLQAQKLVDDLTALVGEGHVHYYPAEEFIAANMTTSSHELRAQRIATIGRLVNQERGIYIIPAAGMRSILSSPEKWLGYELNTSIGQDVDITIWLDKLVEMGYTRSEMVTTPGEFAMRGGILDIYPPYAQDPIRIELFDTEVDSIRTFSADNQRSIEKLNKIKIFPAAELLLTKEERIKLAERLEESLAASLKKVRKKETQELLMQNIQHDIELLRLGHLPDHIAKYGSLLFEKQYFLGDYFKEDGLVLFDELGRIQEVMEAWEREENEWFISLIEGGKMLHDVKPSYSLKEVLSMLKQQKMYFALFTRTFAGITLKKTINISCKPMQQFHGQIALLQNEIERWSNDKFIVLFTASSESRIKAMQNLLNDYHIASTIGYADAPGIYLVNTPLSSGFELPLQKIAVVTDDELFKQQAKKKSRPQQMTNAERIKSYTEIKSGDYVVHVHHGIGKYIGIETLVVNGTHQDYLHVRYREDDKLYVPVDQIELIQRYVPSGEKEPKLHKLGGTEWKKTHKKVSNAVQDIADDLIKLYAKREAEKGYAFSPDSDEQRSFEAAFPYEETEDQLRTIAEVKKDMERERPMDRLVCGDVGYGKTEVAIRAAFKAILDGKQVAFLVPTTILAQQHYETISKRFEDYAINVGLLSRFRSKKQQTDTLKGLKEGTVDMVIGTHRILSKDVVYQDLGLLIVDEEQRFGVTHKEKIKQLRTNVDVLTLTATPIPRTLHMSMVGVRDLSVIETPPQNRFPVQTYVMEHNGALVREAIEREMARGGQVFYLYNRVEDITRRVEEIQMLVPDARVAFAHGKMTEAKLESVILSFIEGEYDVLVTTTIIETGVDIPNVNTLIVHDADRMGLSQLYQLRGRVGRSNRIAYAYFMYERDKVLTEVAEQRLQAVKEFTELGSGFKIAMRDLSIRGAGNLLGAQQHGFIDSIGFDLYSQMLEEAVEERRTGVKREEKQDVEIMLHVDAYIPDAYIPDGYQKIQMYKRIKAMERIEDYLEIIDELQDRFGDLPVETERLMRVARMKVWAKEANVLSIKEKQQIVSIILSEEGTANTNGAQIVEQSMEFGRAVGFGMEGTQLVITVDYNKCGNHLPFEVVEKMMQIIAAAKKES; via the coding sequence GTGGATACGATACATCAAATATTTAAAAAAGATAAACAGATTGATAATATGATAGACCATATTCAAAAGGGTCAAGCAAACGATCACCTTATTACCGGACTAACGGGAAGCGCAAGACCTGCATTGATCCATACAATCTATCAAGAGACAAATAAATCGATTTATATCGTGTCCTCAAATCTATTGCAGGCACAAAAGTTAGTAGATGATTTGACTGCATTAGTTGGTGAAGGGCATGTTCATTATTATCCTGCCGAGGAGTTTATCGCTGCAAATATGACGACGTCTTCCCATGAGCTGCGTGCACAGCGTATCGCTACAATAGGCCGTTTAGTCAATCAGGAGCGCGGAATCTATATTATTCCGGCTGCAGGTATGCGCAGCATTCTAAGCTCACCCGAAAAGTGGCTTGGTTACGAACTTAACACCTCCATTGGTCAGGATGTCGACATCACTATTTGGTTGGATAAGCTTGTTGAAATGGGCTATACGAGAAGTGAAATGGTTACAACGCCAGGTGAGTTTGCGATGCGCGGCGGAATTTTGGATATTTATCCACCATACGCACAAGACCCGATCCGTATCGAGTTGTTTGATACGGAAGTGGATTCAATTCGTACTTTTTCTGCCGACAATCAGCGCTCAATTGAAAAATTAAATAAAATTAAAATTTTCCCTGCCGCAGAACTTCTTTTAACGAAAGAAGAGCGTATAAAACTTGCAGAACGTCTGGAAGAATCATTGGCTGCTAGTTTAAAAAAGGTGCGTAAAAAGGAAACACAGGAATTGCTCATGCAAAATATTCAGCATGATATTGAGCTGCTGAGGCTTGGTCATCTGCCGGATCATATCGCAAAATATGGCTCGCTCTTATTTGAGAAGCAGTATTTTTTAGGCGATTACTTTAAAGAAGATGGTCTTGTTTTATTTGATGAACTCGGTCGTATTCAGGAAGTGATGGAAGCCTGGGAACGTGAAGAAAATGAATGGTTTATTTCATTGATTGAAGGCGGCAAAATGCTTCATGATGTAAAGCCATCCTATTCATTAAAAGAAGTACTTTCAATGCTGAAACAGCAGAAAATGTATTTCGCATTATTCACAAGAACATTTGCCGGCATCACACTTAAAAAGACGATCAACATTTCATGTAAACCGATGCAGCAATTCCACGGTCAAATTGCTTTGCTGCAAAATGAGATCGAACGTTGGTCAAACGACAAGTTCATTGTATTATTTACAGCGAGTTCGGAAAGCCGGATAAAGGCGATGCAGAATTTACTGAATGACTACCATATCGCGTCAACAATCGGTTATGCCGATGCACCGGGTATTTATTTAGTCAATACGCCATTGTCGTCAGGTTTTGAGCTGCCATTACAGAAAATAGCGGTTGTTACGGATGATGAGCTCTTTAAACAGCAGGCAAAGAAAAAATCACGCCCGCAGCAAATGACAAATGCTGAGCGGATCAAGTCATATACTGAAATTAAATCAGGCGACTATGTTGTACACGTACATCATGGGATCGGAAAATATATTGGTATTGAAACACTTGTTGTGAATGGTACACATCAAGATTATTTGCATGTACGATACCGTGAAGATGACAAGTTATATGTACCTGTCGATCAAATCGAACTGATTCAGCGTTATGTACCATCCGGTGAAAAAGAACCGAAACTTCATAAACTCGGCGGCACGGAATGGAAGAAAACACATAAGAAAGTTTCGAATGCAGTACAGGATATTGCAGATGATTTAATCAAACTTTATGCAAAACGGGAAGCAGAAAAAGGTTATGCCTTTTCTCCGGATTCGGATGAACAACGAAGTTTCGAGGCGGCTTTCCCGTATGAGGAAACAGAAGATCAATTACGTACTATTGCTGAAGTGAAAAAGGATATGGAACGGGAACGTCCAATGGATCGCCTCGTTTGCGGTGATGTAGGATACGGAAAGACGGAAGTTGCTATTCGTGCTGCATTTAAAGCTATTTTAGATGGCAAACAAGTGGCTTTTTTAGTGCCGACTACGATTTTGGCACAACAGCACTATGAAACGATCTCAAAGCGTTTTGAGGACTATGCAATCAATGTAGGACTGCTTAGCCGGTTCCGCTCGAAAAAGCAGCAAACAGATACGTTAAAAGGCTTAAAAGAAGGTACAGTGGATATGGTGATTGGTACACACCGTATTTTATCGAAGGATGTAGTATATCAGGATTTAGGACTGCTTATCGTCGATGAGGAGCAGCGTTTCGGTGTTACACATAAAGAGAAGATCAAGCAGCTTCGAACGAATGTCGATGTACTGACATTAACAGCAACGCCAATTCCGCGTACACTGCATATGTCGATGGTAGGGGTGCGTGACTTGTCTGTTATCGAAACACCGCCACAAAACCGTTTCCCTGTACAAACATATGTAATGGAGCATAACGGAGCCCTTGTACGTGAAGCAATTGAACGTGAAATGGCGCGTGGCGGACAAGTGTTCTATTTATATAATCGTGTAGAGGATATTACAAGAAGAGTAGAAGAAATTCAGATGCTTGTTCCGGATGCACGAGTTGCCTTTGCGCACGGGAAAATGACGGAGGCGAAGCTTGAATCGGTTATTTTATCGTTTATCGAAGGTGAGTATGATGTACTTGTCACGACAACGATTATTGAAACAGGTGTAGATATTCCAAATGTAAATACTTTAATTGTCCATGATGCGGATCGTATGGGACTTTCCCAGCTGTATCAGCTACGAGGACGTGTAGGGCGTTCAAATCGTATTGCCTATGCATATTTTATGTATGAACGTGATAAAGTTCTTACTGAAGTGGCGGAGCAGCGTCTGCAGGCAGTAAAAGAATTTACGGAATTAGGGTCAGGTTTCAAAATTGCAATGCGTGACTTATCGATTCGTGGTGCAGGGAATTTACTTGGTGCTCAGCAGCATGGCTTTATCGATTCAATCGGTTTTGATCTGTACTCGCAAATGCTGGAAGAAGCTGTTGAAGAGCGTCGCACTGGTGTGAAGAGAGAAGAGAAGCAGGATGTCGAGATTATGCTTCATGTTGATGCGTACATTCCTGATGCGTACATTCCGGATGGCTACCAAAAAATCCAAATGTATAAGCGGATTAAAGCGATGGAACGCATAGAGGATTATCTGGAAATTATCGATGAACTGCAAGATCGCTTTGGAGATTTACCGGTTGAAACAGAGCGCCTGATGCGTGTGGCCCGTATGAAAGTTTGGGCAAAAGAAGCGAATGTGCTTTCAATAAAAGAAAAGCAGCAAATTGTATCTATTATTCTATCAGAAGAAGGAACGGCCAATACAAACGGTGCGCAAATCGTTGAGCAATCAATGGAGTTTGGTCGTGCGGTCGGCTTTGGGATGGAAGGAACACAGTTAGTCATTACAGTAGATTACAATAAATGCGGCAATCACCTGCCATTTGAAGTAGTAGAAAAAATGATGCAAATTATCGCAGCTGCCAAAAAAGAATCATAA
- a CDS encoding RNA-binding S4 domain-containing protein, translating into MRLDKFLKVSRLIKRRTLAKEVAVQGRITINDKVAKASSTVKVGDELAIRFGQKIVTARVEEIRENVKKEDALKMFTIIKEERLEKVEPEFIDDEE; encoded by the coding sequence ATGCGCTTAGATAAATTTTTAAAAGTTTCACGTTTAATTAAACGCCGTACATTAGCGAAAGAAGTAGCGGTACAAGGCCGTATTACAATTAATGATAAAGTGGCAAAAGCAAGCAGTACTGTAAAAGTAGGCGATGAGCTGGCAATTCGTTTCGGTCAAAAAATCGTTACAGCACGTGTCGAAGAAATTCGTGAAAATGTAAAAAAAGAAGATGCATTAAAAATGTTTACGATAATAAAAGAAGAGCGTTTAGAGAAAGTTGAACCTGAATTTATAGATGATGAAGAATAA
- the spoVT gene encoding stage V sporulation protein T has product MKATGIVRRIDDLGRVVIPKEIRRTLRIREGDPLEIYTDREGEVILKKYSPINDLGEFAQQYAESLFETLGTPTLISDRDEVIAVAGVSKKDYVARRLTVFAEDIIKNRSPVSEKLEMSIELVAGQYEQVKSYCIVPIVSNGDPIGAIYLISRAHFIGEVEQKTAETAAHFLAKQMEN; this is encoded by the coding sequence ATGAAAGCAACAGGAATAGTTCGCCGCATCGATGATTTAGGTCGTGTTGTTATCCCAAAAGAAATTAGAAGAACGCTTCGCATCCGGGAAGGGGATCCCCTTGAAATTTATACGGACCGCGAAGGAGAAGTGATTTTAAAAAAATACTCGCCGATTAATGATTTAGGAGAATTCGCACAACAATATGCGGAATCATTATTTGAAACATTAGGTACCCCGACATTAATAAGTGACCGAGATGAAGTAATTGCTGTTGCAGGCGTTTCGAAAAAAGATTATGTTGCGAGACGTTTAACTGTGTTTGCAGAAGATATTATTAAAAACAGGTCACCTGTAAGTGAAAAGCTGGAGATGTCGATTGAACTTGTAGCAGGACAGTATGAACAAGTGAAATCGTATTGCATCGTACCGATAGTTTCGAATGGAGATCCGATTGGTGCTATTTATTTAATATCACGGGCCCATTTCATCGGTGAAGTAGAGCAAAAAACTGCTGAAACAGCAGCTCATTTTTTAGCAAAACAAATGGAAAACTAA
- the yabP gene encoding sporulation protein YabP yields the protein MTIHQESARYTISSGDHLVTVRNRKRMDMTSVKSIERFDQEEFYVNTSQGHLLIRGEELRIVHLDVDKGLLTLEGEVKQFQYDESESGLSKSFLHKLFG from the coding sequence TTGACTATTCATCAAGAAAGCGCGCGCTATACCATTTCGTCTGGGGATCACTTAGTAACGGTACGTAATCGTAAACGGATGGACATGACATCTGTTAAAAGTATCGAGCGATTTGATCAGGAAGAATTTTATGTGAATACATCACAGGGTCATTTATTGATTCGTGGAGAGGAACTGCGTATTGTTCATTTAGACGTGGACAAGGGATTACTAACGTTAGAAGGGGAAGTGAAGCAATTCCAATACGATGAAAGCGAGAGTGGCTTATCGAAAAGTTTCCTTCATAAATTGTTTGGATGA
- the yabQ gene encoding spore cortex biosynthesis protein YabQ, protein MMMSAQLISILVMFISGVAVGAIIDCIRINVNRIPLKNIRRITWILEWIVWLILGVTTFYLLFLVKGGQWRVVDPLAQIAGIATYELLFQKIIRFVGRVCINLFVKPVFFIGHVVIKLVKNIIKLIIGIILFICRPFIKFFKKYLLKNFKTQQ, encoded by the coding sequence ATGATGATGAGTGCGCAGCTTATAAGCATTCTTGTCATGTTTATAAGCGGAGTTGCTGTAGGTGCAATTATCGATTGTATCCGAATTAATGTAAATCGTATCCCTCTAAAAAATATTCGACGTATTACATGGATTTTAGAATGGATAGTCTGGTTAATATTAGGGGTTACTACGTTTTATTTATTATTTTTAGTAAAAGGAGGGCAATGGCGGGTAGTTGATCCACTTGCCCAAATCGCCGGAATTGCAACATATGAATTGCTGTTCCAAAAAATTATCCGCTTTGTTGGAAGAGTGTGTATAAATTTATTTGTGAAGCCGGTTTTTTTTATTGGACATGTTGTAATAAAGCTTGTTAAAAATATTATAAAATTGATAATAGGGATTATATTATTTATTTGCCGTCCCTTTATTAAGTTTTTCAAGAAATATTTGTTAAAAAACTTTAAAACACAGCAATGA
- the pth gene encoding aminoacyl-tRNA hydrolase: MKLIIGLGNPGKPYEHTRHNIGFDVIDELADRWNAPLNQTKFNGMYATVHRPEGKVILLKPLTYMNLSGECVRPLMDYFDIEIEDIIVIYDDLDLETGKLRLRGKGSAGGHNGIKSLIQHLGTQEFNRIRVGVSRPPAGMKVADYVLAKFSKEDQPIVKEAVEKSCDAVETALTKPFLEVMNKFNGA, encoded by the coding sequence GTGAAATTAATTATTGGTTTAGGAAATCCGGGAAAACCATATGAACATACACGCCATAATATAGGTTTTGATGTGATTGATGAATTAGCCGATCGATGGAATGCACCATTAAACCAAACTAAATTTAATGGTATGTATGCAACAGTTCATCGTCCTGAAGGAAAAGTCATTTTATTGAAGCCATTAACATATATGAATTTATCAGGAGAATGTGTTAGACCTCTAATGGATTATTTTGATATAGAAATTGAAGATATTATTGTTATTTATGATGATTTAGATCTGGAAACGGGTAAGTTAAGATTACGCGGCAAAGGAAGTGCCGGTGGACATAACGGAATTAAGTCATTAATTCAGCACTTGGGAACACAGGAATTTAACCGAATCCGTGTCGGAGTAAGCCGTCCGCCAGCAGGTATGAAAGTTGCGGACTACGTATTGGCCAAATTTTCAAAAGAGGATCAGCCAATTGTAAAAGAAGCTGTCGAAAAGAGCTGTGATGCTGTGGAAACAGCTTTAACAAAGCCGTTCTTAGAAGTTATGAATAAATTTAACGGCGCATAA
- a CDS encoding anti-sigma-F factor Fin family protein: protein MPVRYRCRHCEVEIGTLPFDAEETVQKLHLFEIGEIDEFIKKNERGETTVYSICEHCEESLRQFPDYYALKRWLQ from the coding sequence ATGCCTGTACGCTACCGCTGTAGACATTGTGAGGTAGAGATTGGTACTTTGCCTTTCGATGCAGAAGAAACGGTTCAAAAGCTTCATCTGTTTGAAATAGGTGAAATCGATGAATTCATCAAAAAAAATGAACGGGGAGAAACGACCGTTTACAGCATTTGTGAGCATTGTGAAGAATCATTGCGTCAGTTTCCCGATTACTATGCGTTAAAAAGATGGTTACAGTAG
- a CDS encoding MFS transporter has protein sequence MRTHNEKMSIYHGMASAVAQNTSNSYIPIFAMMILGATNYQVGLISSLPPLITLLMTLPAAILLNRAFEQKRLVAFSVLAARFVFLLIAFISYVPGSFGSWLLLGLIAAMSVPNTMANMGWQSFIGNIIEESRRAQFFSDRNRLLTVVGLFVTLTIGIVMKDMTSNRIAYQILFMFTFVVGIVELYFLLKHDEPERELNTEKKRAMDWSIFKNNKYVLFLIVALVFNFGWQMAWGVFNIYNVRYAEATIFWISMFNVANMIAQIFSFSLWRKWSQKYGNMSVFVWVAFGMSTAPLLMVLSTNLYYLAAMSFLSGLFVSGTVLILFNLLLENSPQEVRTYCITTYNVLLAFIAFSSPQIGIWLLETYSMETAMYLSTAVRFFAAVGFLLLYIVRKIRARSLAQY, from the coding sequence ATGAGAACACATAATGAAAAAATGAGTATTTATCACGGGATGGCATCTGCTGTTGCACAAAATACTTCAAACAGTTATATCCCGATTTTTGCAATGATGATTCTTGGTGCGACGAACTATCAAGTGGGATTGATCAGTTCCTTGCCACCGCTAATTACACTGCTTATGACATTGCCGGCTGCCATTTTATTAAACCGTGCATTCGAGCAAAAAAGGCTTGTTGCTTTCTCTGTATTGGCAGCACGCTTTGTTTTTCTGTTAATTGCCTTCATCAGTTATGTGCCGGGAAGTTTTGGTTCATGGTTGCTGCTTGGTCTGATTGCTGCGATGAGCGTCCCGAATACGATGGCTAATATGGGCTGGCAGTCTTTTATCGGGAATATTATTGAGGAATCACGGCGAGCCCAGTTTTTCAGTGATCGCAATCGCTTGCTGACAGTCGTAGGCTTATTCGTTACATTAACAATCGGCATTGTCATGAAAGACATGACCTCCAACAGGATAGCTTATCAAATACTGTTCATGTTTACATTTGTAGTCGGAATTGTGGAGCTTTATTTTTTACTAAAGCATGATGAACCGGAGCGTGAACTGAATACAGAAAAGAAACGCGCAATGGATTGGTCAATATTTAAAAACAATAAATATGTTCTGTTTTTAATTGTTGCACTTGTATTTAACTTTGGCTGGCAAATGGCATGGGGTGTTTTCAATATTTATAATGTCCGTTATGCGGAAGCAACGATTTTTTGGATTAGTATGTTCAATGTCGCCAATATGATTGCACAAATCTTTTCATTTTCGCTTTGGCGTAAATGGTCGCAAAAATATGGCAATATGAGTGTGTTCGTCTGGGTTGCTTTTGGTATGTCGACAGCGCCATTGCTGATGGTTTTATCGACTAACCTGTATTATTTAGCCGCGATGTCCTTTCTTTCAGGCCTATTTGTTTCAGGGACGGTTTTAATATTATTTAATTTATTGCTGGAAAATTCACCGCAGGAAGTCCGCACATATTGTATTACGACTTACAATGTGCTGCTTGCCTTCATCGCCTTTTCTTCTCCGCAAATCGGAATTTGGCTGCTGGAAACCTACTCGATGGAAACAGCGATGTATTTGTCGACAGCCGTTCGCTTTTTCGCAGCAGTAGGATTTTTGTTGCTGTACATTGTAAGGAAAATTCGTGCAAGATCATTGGCTCAATACTAG
- a CDS encoding septum formation initiator family protein, with translation MGRKNVQEELHNHNVQSLNNDYVRSNPQAKAQIKAKIAVRRRRRLAVFFILATVVIAALIKANMVQSERLAAKEETKAAVEERLEEALHRQELLNLQIAKLEDDEYIAKLARKEFFLSEEGEIIFTIPNKSDKENKDKPEDDKE, from the coding sequence ATGGGAAGAAAAAATGTGCAAGAAGAGCTACATAACCATAATGTCCAGTCGTTGAATAATGACTATGTCCGCTCAAATCCGCAAGCAAAAGCTCAAATTAAAGCAAAAATTGCTGTACGTCGTCGCAGAAGATTAGCAGTATTTTTCATTTTAGCCACTGTAGTAATTGCAGCATTAATAAAAGCAAACATGGTCCAGAGTGAACGCCTCGCCGCAAAGGAAGAAACGAAAGCCGCGGTTGAAGAACGATTGGAAGAAGCGCTTCACAGACAAGAGCTATTAAATTTGCAGATTGCGAAGCTGGAAGATGATGAGTATATTGCGAAGCTTGCAAGAAAAGAATTTTTCCTTTCTGAAGAGGGCGAAATTATTTTCACAATACCGAATAAATCGGACAAAGAAAATAAAGACAAGCCTGAAGATGACAAAGAATAA
- the mazG gene encoding nucleoside triphosphate pyrophosphohydrolase, producing MNQLTVIGLGAADFEQMQMGVYKKIKAAKKIYVRTEDHPVIQDLKLEGIEFTSFDDVYIKHGSFGPVYEEIAKRLIEAVAQEDIMYAVPGHPLVAEQTVQHLIEADQSGQISLVIEGGQSFLDPIFGALKIDPIEGFQLLDGTSMSIHDMNMRQHILIAQVYDSFSASEVKLTLMEKYRDDYPVTIVTAAGSSQESLRTVPLYELDQAAEINNLTTVYVPPVQSDEEALRDWTTFRQIIAKLRGPDGCPWDQKQTHESLKKYLLEEAHEFLAAVDAEDDFAMVEELGDVLLQVFLHAQIGEDNGYFTLEEVLASISEKMIRRHPHVFGDVTAEDAETVTANWEAIKKQEKGHADDEPLLKNEYSPYSSLQTSYNYQKKAASVGFDWPNADDAWEKFTEEWQEFREEITQGNEISRTDEFGDVLFTLVNIARFYKISPEEAMLHANEKFARRFHFVEQSVAKSGKSFEDFTLEQLDAFWNEAKQLEKGE from the coding sequence TTGAATCAATTAACTGTTATCGGCTTAGGAGCAGCCGATTTTGAACAAATGCAAATGGGTGTTTACAAAAAAATTAAAGCAGCCAAAAAAATATACGTACGAACAGAGGACCATCCTGTCATACAGGACTTAAAACTGGAAGGAATCGAGTTTACGAGCTTTGATGATGTGTATATTAAGCATGGCTCGTTCGGTCCCGTTTATGAAGAAATTGCAAAGCGACTTATTGAAGCTGTAGCACAAGAGGACATTATGTATGCTGTTCCAGGTCATCCGCTCGTAGCAGAGCAGACCGTCCAGCACTTAATTGAAGCGGACCAAAGCGGACAGATCAGCCTTGTAATTGAGGGCGGACAAAGCTTTTTGGACCCGATATTCGGGGCTTTAAAGATTGATCCGATAGAAGGGTTTCAGCTATTGGACGGGACAAGCATGTCTATCCATGATATGAACATGCGTCAGCACATTTTGATTGCTCAGGTGTACGATTCGTTCAGTGCATCAGAAGTAAAGCTTACATTGATGGAGAAGTACCGCGATGACTACCCGGTAACGATTGTTACGGCAGCGGGATCTTCACAGGAATCATTGCGTACGGTCCCGCTTTATGAGCTTGATCAGGCAGCAGAAATCAATAATTTGACGACAGTATATGTGCCTCCTGTTCAATCTGATGAGGAAGCATTAAGGGACTGGACAACATTCCGACAAATTATTGCTAAATTGCGCGGCCCAGACGGCTGTCCTTGGGATCAGAAACAGACGCATGAATCATTGAAGAAATACTTACTGGAAGAAGCGCATGAATTTTTAGCAGCGGTCGATGCCGAAGATGACTTTGCTATGGTGGAAGAGCTTGGCGATGTCCTTTTACAAGTGTTTCTACATGCACAAATCGGGGAAGATAACGGTTATTTCACATTGGAAGAAGTCCTTGCATCGATTAGCGAAAAAATGATTCGACGTCACCCGCATGTGTTTGGGGATGTGACGGCAGAGGATGCGGAAACTGTAACAGCCAATTGGGAAGCAATTAAAAAGCAGGAAAAAGGGCATGCAGATGACGAACCTTTATTAAAGAACGAATATAGTCCGTACTCATCGCTTCAAACATCATACAACTACCAGAAAAAAGCGGCGTCAGTCGGTTTTGATTGGCCGAATGCTGATGATGCATGGGAGAAGTTTACGGAAGAATGGCAAGAATTCCGCGAAGAAATAACGCAAGGTAACGAAATAAGCCGTACCGATGAATTCGGAGATGTATTATTCACACTTGTGAACATCGCACGCTTTTATAAAATTTCACCTGAAGAAGCGATGCTGCATGCCAATGAAAAATTTGCCCGCCGTTTTCATTTCGTCGAGCAAAGTGTAGCAAAGAGCGGCAAGTCGTTCGAAGATTTTACATTAGAACAGCTGGATGCTTTTTGGAATGAAGCAAAACAACTGGAAAAAGGGGAGTAA